One part of the Schistocerca piceifrons isolate TAMUIC-IGC-003096 chromosome 2, iqSchPice1.1, whole genome shotgun sequence genome encodes these proteins:
- the LOC124775574 gene encoding uncharacterized protein LOC124775574, producing the protein MQLYSSAGGEPEAATEHLPATTSKVTADMCNTASAGFSFLRCGFRALGSLQIKVTGAFPCIQDSSHGPPLEPVHAGAMTSTTIACFLVPCWDLGVGERIWAATCLDSGNNHPTPEPEGL; encoded by the exons ATGCAACTTTATTCATCAGCAGGAGGAGAGCCAGAAGCTGCTACTGAACACCTTCCAGCCACTACTTCAAAGGTTACTGCAGACATGTGCAACACAGCAAGTGCAGGCTTTTCCTTCCTTAGATGTGGCTTTAGAGCATTGGGAAGCCTGCAGATCAAGGTTACCGGAGCATTTCCATGCATTCAAG ACAGCAGCCACGGGCCCCCTCTTGAGCCTGTTCATGCTGGCGCAATGACCAGCACCACAATTGCCTGCTTCCTAGTTCCATGCTGGGACCTTGGTGTAGGCGAAAGGATTTGGGCAGCAACCTGCCTGGATTCTGGCAACAATCATCCAACACCAGAGCCAGAAGGTCTTTAG